The nucleotide sequence GGACCATCTCATCAGTTAAATGATCATCGATTAGTACCGCAAACATCTTTTTCGAATTCCAAATACCAAGAGCCACGTTATGCGGATAACTACGAGAGACATCCACGTCAACGTGACTCTCATGGTCATGAAAGCGCGAAAGATAAGCTAGTTGCTGGCTCCAACATTTCTGAGGAAACATCTCCTCAGATATCAATTCTCTATCATAATATTACGAACAAATCGGATGAGAGAAACGTTCCATTATATCAGAGACGTTCAAGCTTACCACCAGAAGGACGGAAGGATCCGGCACCATCTAGGTCGGAGAGCGAATTTGTGATAGAAGGTATCGACTACTACAATATGCATGTTAATCAAATGCATTGGCAATCTCCCGCGATTGCCACCAACGATCATGCATTTGGTAACCCGCAGTGGACACCTCCCGCATATGGTGGAATAGCCCAATCCTTGCAACCTCAGCATCCTTATCAACATCCGATGGAACCACAATTTAGACCAAATCAGTTTTCGGCTGGTCCAACTTTATCCGCTGGTCCCAGACCGTTAATAACTCCCACTGCACGACCGCAAGACATGAATCACGTGACTACAAGACCAGAAAATATTCGGGAGGATATATCTCCTTTAATGTCTTCTCCCGCGTTTCCGGTCACGCCGCAATACAGAGGCTTTCAAATGAATCAAGGATCTTACGATCCAGCTTTCACTGTTGATAGATCAACGGAGTATCCCCATGTGAGACCGAATTGGGAAGGGCCCGCCAACCGGGTGGGTGAAAATGTAATTCCTTGTGGAATTCAGGAAAATTCTACAGGAACTTCGTATCTACGGCCTAGCACACCGTATCCCTGGGGCACACGGGATAGATGTAATAGAGGCCGTGGGAGGGATGgatattatgaaaagaatagGACAGAAATGAGGCCTGGTTTTAATCGTCGACCCGATTGGCCCCGAGACAGCTTTCCGAATCGTGATCCACGCGTTCGTATGGAGCATAATACGACGAACTTGAATCAGACCAAAGAGACTAGTGGTTCCGTTCGAGATCCACGCCTTGCCAAAGATAAATACGTGAATACATCAACTAAAGCCAAAGACGCCGTTCACAACGAGAAGGATTCTAGAAAACGGCCGCCGATCATAAAAACAACAAAAGGAAAAACTAAATCGCAAAAACCAGAACCtgagaaagagaagattgACAAGCTACCAAAAGACAGGATGCAGTCGCCGTTAGAGAGTCTGTATGGCGTGATTGACACGAAGGCCAGTCAAAACTCTGGTTTGCAAAAGTTTAAGATTCCCAAAATTAAGCGGCCCGAACCACCACCAAATCGCGTCTCCAATAAGACGAAAGAGATCGATAGCATTTCACGTGGCTTGTCGCGTACAAAAagcgataagaaaaaaaataaaaattcacgtGTTGAGAATACGAACAAGGATGATGCAAGCGCTGAAGTAAGCAGCAGTAGCGACAGCAATCGCGTAACGGAGGACTTGTTCCAGTTAAAGCAAAATAATACTGCAAAAGAAGCAGAAGTTATCTCGTCTCTTGTCACAGAAACTAATAAGAGTGAAGTGAAGATTGGTGAAGCAGATTCGGTGACAAGCGATTCCAAGTTTAATGATGTAGAGAAAAGCAAGAAGAATGAATCGGAAGCGGACGAGTCAAAGCCGAAGGAAGAGGTAACACAGGAATGGATCGAGGCGCTTATTAGGAAATCTTTCGAATCCggtgaaggaaaaaaattatttgaacagGCCAAACTGATACAAAAGCTTGGGGAGGCATTGGAGACGAAAAAGctcaaaaaaatcaaaaagattaTTGAGTCTGAGTCCGAAAGCAGCTCGGATAAAGATGAAGCTAAGGTTGAAGCGAAGAAAACTTCAACCAAGAAGAAAAGACGAGTAATTGTGTCGGATAGCTCGGATGATGATTGTCTTGCAGAGAGACTCGAAGTTTTAACTGCCGATCTTGATACGAACGAAGAGAGAACATCAGTTTCTACAACAGatcttaaaaatttggaagagaaaaatgaaacaacGGTATCTGATAATATAAGTAAAGATCTAGTTGAAGATGTTActgcgaagaaaaataatagcttATCAGAAAATCGTGACGGAAAATGTGATGTTCAAGTATCtgacaataataaaagtaaaaacgcacgaataaagaaaaaaaataataaggatAAAGATCGGTTAAAAGATAGTAATGAAAAGACTGATGTTCAATCAGAAAGCAATAAGCAAGTAAATAGTCGATTAGAAAATGATGATAAATCGAAGAAGCAAAccgaagataaaattaatcaaatatctaCAGAAAAATCCAaggataaaagtaatatagaaCATTCGTTGGATCAAGATAAAGATGAAACAGAATGCGCGGAACCTAATATTGCAGATCGAGTTAATGAAATTTCTGGTGATAAACCAAAGACAAAAACGAAGAGAAGAAATTCTCTGGAAATGTTGCAAGAAGATATCAGAGAAATGTTTATTAGTGAAGGCGTAGTGACAGCAACAGGTTATCGTATGTGTCGATTATTGAAGGAAGATCAGCCAACTGCAGGAATGAGCCCGGGCACACTATCAACGAGCTCTAAAAAAGATGAAACGTCGAGCGCGACTGAGACGATCGCAGAATCAAATACCGAAGCGATAGATAACAACACTAAGTCAAAGAAAGCTTTGAGACCTCGAAGTATTGGAGAGTCAAGTAAACCgaaagctaaaaataaaaaggatattAAACGAACTCGTAATCTACGTTCTAAAGAATCTATTCCTAATTCTGATAGTGAGGAGGATCAACCGTTGGCTCTACGAACTGAGAGGTTGAACAGCGCTGGTGGTAAGATATCGAATCAAGAAGGGGATTGTGGCGAGGAAATCAATGATCCGCTACGTAGATCTAAACGCATCTTGCATAAAGATGTTGTAAAGGAATCACGAGTGGTCGTAGAGAAGACggatattgcaaatatagatTCGTCTAAAGTTATGTTTGATAGTTCGTCCGATGAGAGTTTTGGCATAGATGTGTCCGAGTTAGCCGCAGCGGTGGAAGTCTCTCTTCGGCCAGAGAAGCAGTCCGATCAGGATTCAGAGGATCCGAGTTTGAGGCGACGACAAACTAAGAAAAGCGTGAGTAAACGAAATTCGAAATCGAAGAAAACGTCCTTACTTAACGATGACAAAAGTGAGGACGGAATGTCTTTTACGGACGAGGAGAGCGTGCTATCGGACATTTCCATGTCGAGTAGCACAATTGTCGGAAAAAGAATAAGTGGTGGCTCAGCTAGAACATCCACTAGAGAGGAATTGTTAAGTAATATCCTAGTGGGATTGGTGCCGGCAACGACAGAGAAGAGCACATCGTTAACCGACAAGGGTAATGAAGCGGATCTCGATGAGGACACGAACGAACCGTCAACTGAGACGAAAAAGATTTcaacgaagaagaagaagaagaaatctaGTTGGCAGATGGGAATAGTGTCtactaagaaaaagaaaaagaaaaccgCTTTCTCTAAAACTGCTCAGACAAATATCGAAGAGACAAATACTGAAATCAATGTTCCAATGGATACCACAGAAGATAATCGATCGATATCGGAAGATAACAAGGCTATAGCGAAGGAAAAACCTTCCATACATAATCATAGTGTAGATGacgtaaatgtaaattatttagtaaaatcCGACACTAAACCACCTATAAAAACCGATAGTTTTGATATAGATTATAACGAATTAAACTTGGCGTTATCAGAGTCTTTGGATGCAATTAAGGAAGCACTTTCGAACGAATCGCTTATTTCCATCGAGGAAAATAAACCTACAATAAAGATTGAGGCAGAAAGTACAACAAATGCTGTTATCATCGCGCCACCGTGTACTGCTACCACAAAAACactttgcaaagaaaaattaaatatcgtttATGACAAGCAGATGGAGGAGCTCTTTCacaaaatcgaaattaaacaattgatGGACTATATATGGACCGGTCAGGACAAGTACAAGTGCTTGTTGTGCATTTTTACGGGCAAAAACATTGTTCATCATTACAAGATGAATCATCCCGGACAAGAGGTACTAATTGCGCGTCTCAACCCGACGAATGCAGAAACTGCGATTTTAGAGAGTAGCGCGACTATAGCATCCGCGACAGAAACAACAAGTCAGGTATGCAAGTTCCACTGCAGATTTTGTTACTATGTCACAGAAGGCGCGGCAGACGTGGCGCTCGAAGCTTTTTACGAGCATTGTACTACGCACACAGGTGAATACAGATTCCACTGCAACAGTTGTTCTTATCAAGCGGTAGCCAAGGCATCTATGAGAacgcattattataaaatgtgtcgTAAGCACAACGACACATTTAACGAGTCTGCATCCGAGGATGCTGTGCCGCAGGAAGGCGCCGTTTACGGTTACCTATGTCGCAGTTGTAATTATGTGCAACTGAAGCGGCATAATGTAGAGGCCCATGTTGCGTTTTGGCATCGAGATACTAAAATAAGTACTGAAATTCTGAAGATTAATATGTCTGCGACGGGCGTTGAGAATGTCGCGAGTAACAGCGTTGACATATTGCGAGAACCGATTTCTGCCAACGCAGAAGAATCTTTCGTTATAGAAACAAAACCGAAAATTTCTGGACTTGAAGATGTGGAACACAAAGATGTGCTGGAGATGAATATCGTGAGGGAAGTATCTCAAGACAACAATGATAATACCAGTGAAGAATACATTCTACGTGAACCAAAAACGGAGGAAGCAGTCGATATCAAGGAAGAAGAAACGGAAGAAAGATCAGGAGTGTCTCAAGAGCAACCGGAAGGATCGGTGAGCACTGGTAATTTAAGCGTATTTGTTTGCCCGCCGGAGTTAGAAAACAAAGAGGATGAAATACAGCGGGAACGGCAGAAGATGATGCAGGAAATTGCTCATAATATCGGTATTCTAAAGAACTATTCTAAACCAGGTTTGTCCATAATAGATAAACTACAAGACAAGATGCGCACAGATACAATTGTTAGTCCTGTTTCTGAATGCGATTCGTCAGCGCCGAACGTTCCGGAGATAAGAGAAAATCCTTCATTGCTTCTCACGAGTTCTACCGTAGAATCCgaaaacaatataatcatCAAGGAGGATGTGCTGAGTCAACCGAATAGTCAAGAAAATCTCTCTGCTTCCACAGAAGAACAGTCGATTACTAATAAATCAGAGACGAAGGACATGACGAACGATAAAGCAGATGGGATAAAGATCCGGGATCCTCTCGCAATCATGGATCCGTGCAAGAAAGACGATGAGAGCGATGGTGAAATCAGCGATAACGAGCGTTCGGCGCCAATCTTCGAATCGGATTCTAGTAGCGAGCAATCGGATTTCGAGCCGCCAACCGATGTCAACATGATCCTTAAGGAGACATCAAGCATGAACGCTTCGTTGTCGCGGGATCCGATGCTGACAACAATTCAGAGATTGGCAGCGCAGCTTCAGAATGTCAAGCCGTTGGAGCCTGTGCCCGAACCAATAGTTGACATTAAAGTGGAGATTAAAAGCGAACCCATGTCGTCGATCCCGAATCCACCGGATGTCATACCGATCGCCACTGCCAAGCGTCTGTTGGCGAAAGaattaaatgataagaatTTGTCGGAAACACCGGTGCCACGCGGTGATGTCAGTCCACCCAAGAAATTCATCAGGTTAAGGCGTCTGAGCGGTGACATGCTATCTGTGCCGGTACAATCATCAGGTAATCAAGAGGACACGCGAGTTTGCAGTACAGGTGGGATTTACATGTTGTGATAGTattcttcataatttaattaatcaagaatcTCTGGAGAGTTTtaccaattaatatttaataatataatatatatatatgaattataatggatcaaattatttgattgttaGACGGAACTCAATCGGATAGCGCAATAGATATGTCACAGGCTGACACAGAGGAAGAGTGTTCGTTTTTGAAGATTGAAAATGTGATTAGCCTCGCGCCCAAATCTGATAATACTGGGAATGAAAATTCTATTGTAAGTGGAggatatatatcgaaatattttcttatctttgaaatattgtcaaaaatatttaacttatatcatttttattttgttattacattattctcaCAGGTAAATGACATCAGAAAAGCAGTGGAGATCTCTCCGAAGAATAAAGGGATACCTACTATTCTGAGGAAATCCAACCAATCTATAATATTGAAGAAGTTGAACATTATACCGCAGCCATTGGCGAACGCTCAGGTTATTCAACCTGCTACGTCGGAGCACATGACGTTGCTTCCGATTAAAAGTCCGCCAACGTCCTTGACAAAACCTATTAGCACTCATCGTTTAGCCACGAATTTTGTGCCCATTGCCCCAAAGATGCGACAAGTGACTGTTTCGTCGGCAACCCCGTCCAATTTGAAGATACTAAAGGTAGTACGAACGCCTGTGCCGCTACTTAAATCTTCCAAGGATATATCGTTCTCTATTGCAATGAAGCTAAAGTCCAGAGACGCATTCGCGGCAATGTTGACAGAGACAAAACTGATTCATTTCTTTAAGTGCATGGGTCATGATTGCCATTACACGACCGACTCTATGTCACTATATTCTGAACATTATCTCCAGCATTGCAATGAGACTAGTAAGCGGAACAATAGCATACCACCATACGATTACGAGAAGTGCGCTTATTGCTACATATCTCTAAACAACTGGAACAGCATGAAAACTCATTTATGGGAAAAACACAGTCTGTGCCGATATCAATGCGTTTATTGCTTCTATCGGGCAATTACGCCATCCTATGTACAACAACAtcaagtaattaatttcagctattattttaaataaagaaaataatatataataactatgactgatacattaaatttttcagatgATTTGCCATCCCGGCAGTAGGAGTTACTTTTTAGTAGGTAAAATGCTTAAACCAGTCCAAAAGCAGGAAGACATTAATCGTCAAGATTATGTAAAGCCATTTGTGTGCAAACAGGGTATGTCATTACaataattctgataatttataatacaacataacattttttgcataattttgtattacaattgtattacaatattttaatatattacaaaaaaatatattaacagaataaattatatatagcatcttattgtgaataattaatatgaatcaATTTTAGATTGTGGgcagtttttttatacacttgAAACATTTGTTATGCACTTAAAGACAAAACACCAATCCTCTCATTTCACGTGTCATTTGTGTAACTCTGTACATGAAacgataaaatcattaatgtcTGTAAGTATATTCTCATTCATTTCAACTGTTGTTGAAAATGGAGAAAATGGAGAatgattgtattatttatttcatgtttttatacttatagCACTACAAGATGCACGGATATTCCAAGTATCAATGTGTATATTGTTTACATGGTACTGAGATGTTAACTGAGATGCACCAACATTTAAGCACTTTTCATTACAATCGATTACCACAAACCATTGAGCGCTCGTTTCCTCCAACGGTATAAttgctataattaattaaacaagaacaatgaaaacattattatcattatatcaaaaccacacttttattttaaatatgttttgtattattataacatcgcgatttgttttcattaatcgtctttatttaacatatatacatgtattatctATAGATAGAACGCAATGCGGACGTTATACAACAACTTATTATGCGAACATTTAACGAGCTTATAAAGATggacgaaaaaaatatcgaattaaatgTTAACGATTCCAAAAAGGATACTTCCATGAAAGATGCAATAAATGATCAGATTTCTTCATCAAATGTAGAAATTGCTTTGAATCCAGAACAGTTTAATGCACCAAACAACTCTACGGTATCCAGCTTTACCGATGAAAGCAGTTGTAATAATATGAGTAATGTGAAAGCTAGTGTCAATGTTTCCAATACTTCAGAAAAACAGTCTACAGATGCATCTTTCGCTGATGGTATCattgaaaatgcaaataaaaatattactgagAAAGAACCTCTACAAAATAAATCCTTCCTGCAAGGATCGGAGAAGGGCaagttaaatattgtaaatcagATTCTTCAAGAACGGGAATTTGAGCTACTATCGTGTATAAATGATTCTAGTACAGTGGATCCGTTAGAACTCTCGAGTGAATTCGATTGCAGTGACGAATTTGTCAATACCAATCTTCTAGATAATccggaatttttgaaaaatcttgcCATTGATTCTAGTAATGCATCATTCTCTAATGATGATGCGGCAACGTCTGCGGATAAAACGGAGGACAGTGATATCGAGATTTTGGAGAATATTGAAAGCGAAAAGAAAATTGGAGAAAAGAATGTTGAAGATAATGCAAATCGTCTAAcgatgaatttaaaatcttcCGTTAAactagaaattgaaaaaaaggaaCAGCCTGCACTATGcgataatgatgaaaataaatgcacatcCCTAAAGGCATCTACGAATACATCTGCAGACGTGCAGTCAGAAAAACCTTTAACTTTGGACGATATCAAAGATACCGGTCGTGCTGGACTTGAATTGTATAAATGTGGTTACCTAGAATGCAGTTTCGCGGCGCCGAATGCGACTTTATTAAAGATGCACAttaagaaatgtaattttggAGAGCCtgtcagaaatttattttgcccGCATTGTAAAaaacgttttattaaaatcggtTTTCTTCTGGAACATATGAAAGCTCACGGATTGAAGCGTTTCGGATGTTCATTATGCAAGAATAGATTTGCGGTCTCGTATCAAGCTACGGCGCATATGAAGACGAAACATAAACATCTCAACACGAAATTAGTCCCTGCAGATCCAACAAATCCATCGGTCGAAGGTCTCTTTATTGTGCAAGCAACTGTAAgtttttttcactttaataattatttattaaatttaaattttaaacaagtattatatatattccttaaaaaaaaagtttattatataattctttcctatatgtaaattttatagccTTTTGGATCCACTGAACGGAAAACCAAGAAGCGCAAAGGTGCAAAATCCGGAGTGGGACAAGAGTCTGAAAAATCTACAGATATCGAGAAGTTATCGTTCAGTCCTGACGAGATAGAGCAATTACCACGTCAGGCGATTTATAATCGGGAAGTCCAGTGCGCTGTGTGTCCTTACACAACGAAAGTTCGAACAAACATTATCCGGCATTTACAATTACACGCGAAAGATCAAACTGTGCCCGAGAGCGGACCTGTCAATCCCGTTCCCTGTTTAgataaaaaggagaaaatgTTCGAT is from Cataglyphis hispanica isolate Lineage 1 chromosome 15, ULB_Chis1_1.0, whole genome shotgun sequence and encodes:
- the LOC126855210 gene encoding uncharacterized protein LOC126855210 isoform X1 — encoded protein: MDEEIEKKFAKMQKYLPFVEAMIERLQNVKDKDNREIQLQKMQSLHGILSNKQKLKIETLQRCEDVLQKLHNKVEKFQGNTLGLQLPTKQNDGTTPQSSTSLENAKSDQYKKTAGQPQDAEKDIEIEETPASPDTVRSSSPDCQILPTIIPMERNADLSKKKRRRQFRKIPVITLTDRREITISSPTDSEDISFSEWDMLEESERHTITSRSDRQSSQVASSHDVATAAKLISNNLPQKVNDSRNYSLDSQDIPTVPVPSLGGSRRLTSVLEKSKLMNLDIITDNNSSRPESPVNVPEVRLKSPDPEILFAKPAIMSPRPKDNHNTASKLPSKPSSIPLLFSPPPFSSEPPLSMEDLAELLNDESDSEKRNDKTSENAAQHKKDSGNQEAIKDKISKNPLLSDRENEKRSEQVDKHTIKITSRKSNAAGNSSVKSSEIKGPSHQLNDHRLVPQTSFSNSKYQEPRYADNYERHPRQRDSHGHESAKDKLVAGSNISEETSPQISILYHNITNKSDERNVPLYQRRSSLPPEGRKDPAPSRSESEFVIEGIDYYNMHVNQMHWQSPAIATNDHAFGNPQWTPPAYGGIAQSLQPQHPYQHPMEPQFRPNQFSAGPTLSAGPRPLITPTARPQDMNHVTTRPENIREDISPLMSSPAFPVTPQYRGFQMNQGSYDPAFTVDRSTEYPHVRPNWEGPANRVGENVIPCGIQENSTGTSYLRPSTPYPWGTRDRCNRGRGRDGYYEKNRTEMRPGFNRRPDWPRDSFPNRDPRVRMEHNTTNLNQTKETSGSVRDPRLAKDKYVNTSTKAKDAVHNEKDSRKRPPIIKTTKGKTKSQKPEPEKEKIDKLPKDRMQSPLESLYGVIDTKASQNSGLQKFKIPKIKRPEPPPNRVSNKTKEIDSISRGLSRTKSDKKKNKNSRVENTNKDDASAEVSSSSDSNRVTEDLFQLKQNNTAKEAEVISSLVTETNKSEVKIGEADSVTSDSKFNDVEKSKKNESEADESKPKEEVTQEWIEALIRKSFESGEGKKLFEQAKLIQKLGEALETKKLKKIKKIIESESESSSDKDEAKVEAKKTSTKKKRRVIVSDSSDDDCLAERLEVLTADLDTNEERTSVSTTDLKNLEEKNETTVSDNISKDLVEDVTAKKNNSLSENRDGKCDVQVSDNNKSKNARIKKKNNKDKDRLKDSNEKTDVQSESNKQVNSRLENDDKSKKQTEDKINQISTEKSKDKSNIEHSLDQDKDETECAEPNIADRVNEISGDKPKTKTKRRNSLEMLQEDIREMFISEGVVTATGYRMCRLLKEDQPTAGMSPGTLSTSSKKDETSSATETIAESNTEAIDNNTKSKKALRPRSIGESSKPKAKNKKDIKRTRNLRSKESIPNSDSEEDQPLALRTERLNSAGGKISNQEGDCGEEINDPLRRSKRILHKDVVKESRVVVEKTDIANIDSSKVMFDSSSDESFGIDVSELAAAVEVSLRPEKQSDQDSEDPSLRRRQTKKSVSKRNSKSKKTSLLNDDKSEDGMSFTDEESVLSDISMSSSTIVGKRISGGSARTSTREELLSNILVGLVPATTEKSTSLTDKGNEADLDEDTNEPSTETKKISTKKKKKKSSWQMGIVSTKKKKKKTAFSKTAQTNIEETNTEINVPMDTTEDNRSISEDNKAIAKEKPSIHNHSVDDVNVNYLVKSDTKPPIKTDSFDIDYNELNLALSESLDAIKEALSNESLISIEENKPTIKIEAESTTNAVIIAPPCTATTKTLCKEKLNIVYDKQMEELFHKIEIKQLMDYIWTGQDKYKCLLCIFTGKNIVHHYKMNHPGQEVLIARLNPTNAETAILESSATIASATETTSQVCKFHCRFCYYVTEGAADVALEAFYEHCTTHTGEYRFHCNSCSYQAVAKASMRTHYYKMCRKHNDTFNESASEDAVPQEGAVYGYLCRSCNYVQLKRHNVEAHVAFWHRDTKISTEILKINMSATGVENVASNSVDILREPISANAEESFVIETKPKISGLEDVEHKDVLEMNIVREVSQDNNDNTSEEYILREPKTEEAVDIKEEETEERSGVSQEQPEGSVSTGNLSVFVCPPELENKEDEIQRERQKMMQEIAHNIGILKNYSKPGLSIIDKLQDKMRTDTIVSPVSECDSSAPNVPEIRENPSLLLTSSTVESENNIIIKEDVLSQPNSQENLSASTEEQSITNKSETKDMTNDKADGIKIRDPLAIMDPCKKDDESDGEISDNERSAPIFESDSSSEQSDFEPPTDVNMILKETSSMNASLSRDPMLTTIQRLAAQLQNVKPLEPVPEPIVDIKVEIKSEPMSSIPNPPDVIPIATAKRLLAKELNDKNLSETPVPRGDVSPPKKFIRLRRLSGDMLSVPVQSSGNQEDTRVCSTDGTQSDSAIDMSQADTEEECSFLKIENVISLAPKSDNTGNENSIVNDIRKAVEISPKNKGIPTILRKSNQSIILKKLNIIPQPLANAQVIQPATSEHMTLLPIKSPPTSLTKPISTHRLATNFVPIAPKMRQVTVSSATPSNLKILKVVRTPVPLLKSSKDISFSIAMKLKSRDAFAAMLTETKLIHFFKCMGHDCHYTTDSMSLYSEHYLQHCNETSKRNNSIPPYDYEKCAYCYISLNNWNSMKTHLWEKHSLCRYQCVYCFYRAITPSYVQQHQMICHPGSRSYFLVGKMLKPVQKQEDINRQDYVKPFVCKQDCGQFFYTLETFVMHLKTKHQSSHFTCHLCNSVHETIKSLMSHYKMHGYSKYQCVYCLHGTEMLTEMHQHLSTFHYNRLPQTIERSFPPTIERNADVIQQLIMRTFNELIKMDEKNIELNVNDSKKDTSMKDAINDQISSSNVEIALNPEQFNAPNNSTVSSFTDESSCNNMSNVKASVNVSNTSEKQSTDASFADGIIENANKNITEKEPLQNKSFLQGSEKGKLNIVNQILQEREFELLSCINDSSTVDPLELSSEFDCSDEFVNTNLLDNPEFLKNLAIDSSNASFSNDDAATSADKTEDSDIEILENIESEKKIGEKNVEDNANRLTMNLKSSVKLEIEKKEQPALCDNDENKCTSLKASTNTSADVQSEKPLTLDDIKDTGRAGLELYKCGYLECSFAAPNATLLKMHIKKCNFGEPVRNLFCPHCKKRFIKIGFLLEHMKAHGLKRFGCSLCKNRFAVSYQATAHMKTKHKHLNTKLVPADPTNPSVEGLFIVQATPFGSTERKTKKRKGAKSGVGQESEKSTDIEKLSFSPDEIEQLPRQAIYNREVQCAVCPYTTKVRTNIIRHLQLHAKDQTVPESGPVNPVPCLDKKEKMFDKMVNLASSSHQNGRMGGKPKETVKESKEDDSIPKFIPEHKRYVCSVAECNYLTVDEAMLRYHLKALHSEEPYFRCPHCPTPSPGQESQNIAIDKMGVHLKMHDTRLYKCSHCNHHHYHSIEISSRHVVERHLTDKHPEKRPFVKVVREIENAENVQQPINEETEEEAPDPDGNHWKCNLCDFKCVYKAEITVHADTIHGENNQYKCTLCSFKTSGKVVLEQHMSNKHDSNVDYIVIYQRIKGVNKRNVETTEQGGQDEPFDTTPLWSRSAPRIRHIRGILLEEEIEEPVMCEGLSSPSKVSLGKRKNDIEISTKPAKMRSAGKSGDDNNKQLKEKSKRSLSCDKPSEEAESDGRVRKESEQSKNNTARDVNKSSKDSKTSAPDLNDSDVGRFGPYGKPDGNLYICTLCNHFKTKYKHDMRDHLYRELNYARWHCKACGYLSVNRNALIQHFGKRHNGESPEHEPLSPDNAIEDWVMTLLKKQTDMIKAASKNINVTYKSVELSENTSGSAGNREVDNTISPQKTQTEKRTVNLAPTISNLQSDILRDVNRSSIDTDDGDSRDNEDLIIDIKEDEALENKNNENKPKNDKFCEKNEEISEKPLVCKHCQMIFNRPRGLKLHIQYSHLKRLGFLCPYCDRSTNSETMMRQHIRSKHPKDPEKIIHNPSAWENTKLTNEFWEKEYGIVCPLKTKKRKLNAEDASDATAGNRADMREKCEVCGFTAMNYTGLKSHMRSHTTPKHNLKCSYCTYSCSFKAELLEHWEFNHPTMQFKYQELLTARSSCGETISKSSMPKKQDIDTCDMLDDIEEEEEEEEEEEEESAISAGKLTPTIIYNCFYCIFRSNSLSSVKRHWSYVHKESKGPETAFNAKINLPFKYKEIPLSRLSSSKDCANKNVIKKSPRDFVERSENLSSIVVQRRGWICQWCQEFCETDSDRMTHQNMFHSHLPQKWQEQLQQQKQDQSKGTPIRLSAYNTTKYSSPVVKTESIPNSGMENLIVNQAKRSLDFSNVAMKSIQKHISVLKGGNASGGHQAVARKSTTRSIISNARPGPRVFKTIARKSTNPKPRYPSSTFMSYHAQSISRSIKTKLDAGETESEPSSHYGIPSSPINLAELNTYMVVGGHNMRLTCLTLSTLININPKILLKDIRKDPRYATILSNSD